The proteins below come from a single Vampirovibrio chlorellavorus genomic window:
- the lpxB gene encoding lipid-A-disaccharide synthase produces the protein MTGNRLFLIAGDYSGDIHAAKVVQALQAEQPDVVIEAVGGPHLKALGVPLLSDQSKMGRVGFGAVLGAPYHFWLGQKILGRLQDFQPDAVLLIDYGGFNLYMAARLKKRGYRVFYFIPPQVWATRPGRIKKIKASVDHVFCIFPFEKDLYESHDIPVTYVGHPLIGELPPPPDRTAFCQTQGLRPEDPIVALMPGSRKLEIDYLLPAIIGSLPRLRREQPKAQFVMAQAGSLSDDFFIPRLEAAWRKAGGQGLPPVTLLKNQNHALLGVADLMIAASGTVTLEGALYNTPMILMYKLHPLIYQIAIRLMQLPCMGLPNILTDMERPMVPELWQDQANPDRISQAALPLFDPQSEQVQRQLAGFAHIRQSLSTGGTPRNVAQGILKLLQQQPHPQAKENPLLSAT, from the coding sequence ATGACAGGTAATCGCCTCTTCCTGATTGCCGGGGACTATTCCGGCGATATTCACGCCGCCAAGGTGGTCCAGGCCTTGCAGGCCGAACAGCCGGATGTGGTCATCGAAGCCGTAGGAGGGCCGCACCTGAAAGCGCTGGGCGTTCCCCTTCTCAGCGATCAATCCAAAATGGGCCGGGTGGGGTTTGGAGCGGTGCTGGGGGCGCCCTATCATTTCTGGCTGGGGCAAAAAATTCTTGGGCGCTTGCAGGACTTTCAACCGGACGCCGTTCTGCTGATTGATTACGGGGGCTTCAACCTGTACATGGCCGCCAGGCTCAAAAAACGGGGATACCGGGTGTTTTACTTCATCCCCCCGCAAGTGTGGGCCACCCGCCCGGGACGCATCAAAAAAATCAAGGCGTCTGTCGACCACGTGTTCTGCATTTTTCCCTTTGAGAAAGACCTGTACGAGTCGCACGACATTCCGGTCACCTATGTGGGTCACCCGTTAATAGGCGAACTGCCCCCTCCGCCGGACAGAACCGCTTTTTGCCAGACTCAGGGACTGAGGCCGGAAGACCCCATTGTGGCCCTCATGCCCGGCTCTCGCAAACTGGAAATCGACTACCTGCTGCCCGCCATCATCGGCAGTCTGCCTCGTCTGCGGCGGGAACAGCCCAAGGCGCAATTTGTAATGGCTCAGGCGGGTTCCCTGAGTGACGACTTTTTTATCCCCCGCCTGGAAGCCGCCTGGCGCAAAGCGGGCGGCCAGGGCCTTCCCCCGGTCACCCTGCTGAAAAACCAGAATCACGCCCTGCTGGGGGTAGCCGACCTGATGATTGCCGCCTCCGGCACGGTCACCCTGGAAGGGGCTTTATACAACACCCCCATGATTTTGATGTACAAGCTGCACCCCCTGATTTATCAAATCGCCATCCGGTTAATGCAGTTGCCCTGTATGGGATTGCCCAATATCCTCACCGATATGGAACGCCCCATGGTGCCGGAGCTTTGGCAGGATCAGGCCAATCCAGACCGCATCAGTCAGGCCGCCTTACCCTTGTTTGATCCGCAGTCGGAGCAAGTGCAGCGGCAACTGGCAGGCTTTGCCCACATCCGCCAATCCCTGAGTACCGGCGGTACGCCCCGGAACGTGGCCCAAGGCATTCTGAAATTGCTGCAACAGCAGCCCCATCCGCAGGCAAAGGAGAACCCCTTACTGTCCGCGACCTGA
- a CDS encoding LpxI family protein, with protein MIGASRNIMETRKSVEFGNVTRIGLIAGEGLLPRYVAKNARIQGIEVVPFIVGKDNPKLRDLCKHKGHRIVPGLVRRTLDLITQERITHLVFAGKVDKWVLLKDPRIDDIAVEAIRQYARLNDDAVMLWIIEQLEQRGIQVLPQADFLRELFLPEKILTERQPTEADLRDARYGFEMAKEMGRLDIGQSIVVHSGMILAVEAIEGTDECLKRAGKLSGKKGGVVIKVAKPDQDQRFDIPTVGLRTLKTMRKAGLHMLVTEANQTLYLEPEEMETYANRHNMIILSTQDPRHDR; from the coding sequence ATGATCGGCGCGTCTCGCAACATTATGGAAACCCGAAAATCAGTTGAATTCGGCAACGTCACCCGCATCGGCCTGATTGCCGGTGAGGGCCTGCTGCCTCGTTACGTCGCTAAAAATGCCCGCATTCAGGGCATCGAGGTGGTTCCCTTTATTGTGGGCAAGGACAATCCCAAACTCCGGGATCTCTGCAAGCACAAGGGGCACCGCATTGTGCCCGGTCTGGTCAGGCGAACCCTCGATTTAATTACCCAGGAACGCATTACCCACCTGGTATTTGCCGGAAAAGTGGACAAGTGGGTGCTGCTCAAGGATCCCCGGATTGATGACATTGCAGTGGAAGCCATCCGCCAGTACGCCCGGCTGAACGATGACGCCGTGATGCTGTGGATTATCGAACAGTTGGAACAGCGCGGCATACAGGTTCTACCCCAGGCCGATTTTTTAAGGGAACTGTTCCTGCCGGAAAAAATCCTGACCGAACGGCAACCCACCGAAGCCGATTTGAGAGACGCCCGTTACGGCTTTGAAATGGCCAAGGAAATGGGGCGTCTGGACATCGGGCAAAGCATCGTGGTCCACTCGGGCATGATTCTGGCCGTGGAGGCCATTGAAGGGACTGACGAGTGCCTGAAACGGGCCGGTAAGCTCTCCGGCAAAAAAGGCGGGGTGGTCATTAAAGTGGCCAAGCCCGATCAGGATCAACGCTTTGACATACCCACCGTGGGGCTGCGCACCCTGAAGACCATGCGCAAGGCGGGCCTGCACATGCTGGTCACCGAAGCCAACCAGACCCTCTATCTGGAGCCTGAGGAGATGGAAACCTACGCCAATCGCCACAACATGATCATCCTTTCCACGCAAGATCCACGCCATGACAGGTAA